The Sorangiineae bacterium MSr11954 DNA segment TATCCGACCGAATCGGCTCCCACGCCGAGCTGACGTTTGACGGCATCGATATCGCCCAGCACCTCGCGGATGCGCGCGCAGCAATGAGCCAAAGGTCGCCCTCGCGGGCGACCATTTGGGCCATCGCGTGCGTCCCGGCGCGGCCGCTCTAGCTCGTCCACTCCTGCAGCGACTTCACGCTCTGGCGCACCCCGTGGCTCGCCTCGATGGCGTCGCACGCCGCGAGGGCGGCGGCGATGGTCGTGAAGTACGGGATGTTCATGAGCAACGTTTGCCGCCGGAGGGAGAAGCTATCGCGCACTTCTTGAGCGCCCATCGTCGTGTTGATGACGATGGCGACATTGCCGCTGCGGATGGCGTCGACCACGTGGGGCGTGCCCTCGACCACCTTGTTCACGACTTGCGCGGGGATGCGCGCGCGCGAAAGGGCGGCGGCGGTGCCGCGGGTGGCGGAGATTTCGAAGCCCATCGCGCGCAGGCGGCGGGCGATGATGCAGGCGACCGGCTTGTCCTCGTCGCGCACGCTGATGAAGGCGCGCTGCTGCCCGCGCGGCTCGTCCTTCAAGAGAACCGCTTGCCCCACGGCCAGCATGCTCTTGCAGAACGCGCGCGCGAAGGTGTCGGCGATGCCCATCACCTCGCCGGTGGAGCGCATCTCCGGGCCGAGGATGGTGTCGACCCCGGGGAACTTGGTGAACGGGAAGACGCTCTCCTTCACCGAGACGTGCCGCGGCACGATCGCGTCCTCGACGCCCAGCTCGTCCAGGGTCTTGCCGACCATGACGCTGGCCGCGATGCGCGCCAGCGGACGGCCCGTGGCCTTGGAGACGAAGGGGACCGTGCGGCTCGCGCGCGGGTTCACCTCGAGCACGTACACCTCGCCGCCCTTGACGGCGAACTGCACGTTCATCAGGCCCACCACCCCGAGCTCCAGCGCCAGCATGCGCGTTTGCTCCTCGATGGAGAGCACGATCTCGGGGCTCAGCGAGTGCGGCGGGAGCACCGACGACGAGTCGCCGGAGTGAACCCCCGCCTCCTCGATGTGCTGCATCACGCCGCCGATGACGGCGCGCTTTCCGTCGGCCACGCAGTCGACGTCGACCTCGATGGCGTCCTTGAGGAACTCGTCGATCAAGAGGGTGCGCGTGCCCGCGTCCCGCGCGGCCTCGACGGCGCGGTGAACGTAATTTTCGAGCTCGCCGTGGGTGTACGCGATGAGCATGGCGCGGCCGCCGAGCACGTAGCTGGGTCGCACCAGCACCGGGTAGCCGATTTGGTCCGCGATGCGCAGCGCGTCCTCCGCGCCCTCCGCGATGCCGCTGCGGGGGCGCTTGAGGGCCAGCTTGGTCAAGAGCTCGTCGAAGCGCGCGCGGTCTTCGGCGCGGTCGATGGCGTCGGCGCTGGTGCCCAAGAGGCGGATGCCGGCGCGCTCGAGCGGCACCGCGAGCTTGAGCGGCGTCTGGCCGCCGAACTGCACGATGACCCCCTCGGGCTTCTCCTCGTCGCAGATCGCGAGCACGTCTTCCAAGGTGAGCGGCTCGAAGTAGAGGCGGTCCGACGTGTCGTAGTCGGTCGACACGGTTTCGGGGTTGCAGTTGACCATCACCGCCTCGTACCCGAGCGAGCGCACCGCTTGGACCGCGTGCACGCAGCAGTAGTCGAACTCGATGCCCTGCCCGATGCGATTGGGCCCGCCGCCCAGGATCACGACCTTGCGCTTCTTGGCCGAATCCGCGCCCGACTCGCTCTCCGTGTCGTACGTCGAGTAGAGGTAGGGCGTGTGGGCGACGAACTCCGCGGAGCAGGTGTCCACCCGCGAGAACACGGGGGTGACCTTCTCGCGCCCGCGCGCGGCGCGCACCGCCTGCTCGTCGCCGCCGATCTGCGAGGCGATCTGCCGGTCGGAGAAGCCGAGGCGCTTGAAGTGGCGCAGGGACTCGGGCTCGAGCGCCGCCTTGCCCAGCCGGGCGATCTCGCGCTCGGTGTCGATGATGCGCCGCATCTGCGCGAGGAACCAAGGGTCGATCTTGGTGATCGTGAAGAGCTCCTCGTTGCTCATGCCGAGGCGCATGGCGTCGCCCACATAGAAGAGGCGCTCGGGGCTCGGGACGCCGACCAGGCGCCGCAGCGCCTCGAGCTGCTCGGACGAGTTGGACGGCGGGAGCGCGCTCGGCCGCACGTCGATCTCGGGGGCGTCCATGATGAGATCGCGCGTCTTTTTCGGCTCGGCCAGCGCGCGGTAATCGACCTTGCCGATGAGCGACGAGAGCCCGTCTTTGCCCGTCTCGAGCGAGCGACCCGCCTTCTGCAGGGCCTCCGGGAAGGTGCGGCCGATGCTCATCACCTCGCCCACGCTCTTCATCTGCGTGCCCAAGGTGGTGTCGGCGCCCGGGAACTTCTCGAAGGCGAAGCGCGGCCACTTCACCACCACGTAGTCGATGACCGGCTCGAACGCCGCGCTGGTGCGCGTGATGTCGTTCGTGAGCTCGTCCAGCCGATAGCCGACGGCCAGCTTGGCGGCGACCTTGGCGATGGGGTAGCCGGTGGCCTTGGAGGCGAGCGCGCTGGAGCGCGACACGCGCGGGTTCATCTCGATGACGAGCACGCGCCCGTCGTACGGGCTCACGGCGAACTGCACGTTCGAGCCGCCGGTCTCCACGCCGATTTCGGTCATCACGGCGCGGGCCGCGTCGCGCAGGCGTTGGTACTCGCGATCGGTCAGGGTCATGGCCGGGGCGACGGTGATCGAGTCGCCGGTGTGCACGCCCATCGGGTCGATGTTCTCGATCGAGCAGACCACGATGAAGTTGTCGGCCACGTCGCGGATGACTTCGAGCTCGTACTCCTTCCAACCGAGCACGCTCTCCTCAATGAGCACCTCGGCCGTGGGCGACTGCGCGAGCGCCCAGGCGACCTTTTCATCGAGCTCGCTCGGATCGTACGCGATGCCGCCGCCCGTACCGCCGAGGGTGAACGAGGGGCGCAAGATGGCGGGGAAGCCCGTGCGCGTGACGATGTCGCGCGCCTGCTCGACCGATTTCGCGACCTCGGCGCGCGGGCAGCTGAGGCCAATCTTCTCCATCGCCTCTTTGAAGAGCGAGCGATCTTCCGCTTTGGCGATCGACGCGGGCTTGGCGCCGAGCATCTCGACGCCGAGCTCGCGCAAAATCCCCTCTTCGTGAAGCTGGAGGGCGAGGTTCAAGGCGGTCTGGCCGCCGAGGGTTGGCAAGATGGCGTCCGGCTTTTCGCGGGCCAGAATGGCCGCGACCGTGCGCAACTCGAGGGGCTCGATGTAGGTGCGCGAGGCGAGCTCGGGATCGGTCATGATGGTCGCGGGGTTGGAGTTGACGAGGACGACCTCGTACCCCTCTTCCACGAGCGCTTTGGCCCCCTGCGTCCCCGAATAATCGAATTCGCAGGCTTGGCCGATCACGATCGGTCCCGCGCCCAGGAGCAGGATCTTCTTTATATCCGTCCGGCGGGGCATGTTCCCGCCGCTATACCAGATCAGCGGCGGGCGATGGAGGTGCGCGACGAATTACCATCCGGACCGAGCGGCACGCCGAAGCGGGCGTGCAGGCGTCTAGCCTCGACGGAATCCGGATGATTTTCCAGCACCTCCTCGAGCACGGCAAGCGCATCGGCCCGGTGTCCCGTACCATCCAGCACCGTCGCCAGAAAAATGCGGGGTTCCGCGGTCCCATCCCGCAAGGCCCACGCTTCCGCGGCCCTCCGGGCGTCGCGAAGGTCGCCCGCGCGCATGGCGGCCGTCGCCCACGCTTTTAGCGCGGACGCATCGCCCATGTGCGTTTTGGCGTACGCGCGCGCCTCCAAAAGGCGGCGATCGGGGGTGCGGTCCAGTGTTCGCCGCGAATCCGTCTCCGGAACGTCATCTTTCGCGGCGACCACCGCGGCGGCCGGAGGAACGGGGACCGGCGCGGTGGATGCTCGGGGATCGGACGCGGCCAGCGCCGCGGGTACCTTGGCGTTCGCGGGCAATGCGGCGCCCGGCGTGACCGACGCGCCCGACGCGCCCGACGCGCCCAACGAGATTGGAGCGACCTCTGCGTAGGGCGATGGGACCAAGCGGCTCTCGGTCAACGCGCGACCCCCGACGATGGCCACCGCGGCAAACGCAACGGCGGCGAGCGCGCGCGAGGCGATGCGCCGCACATTGCGGCGCGGGGCCGGCACCACCAGGCTCGCCTCGAGGGCCTCGCGCATGGCCGCGGCGTTGGCGAACCGATTGTCGGCCGATTTCGCCAGCGCCGTCATGATGACGTTCTCCAGCGCCTCCGGGATGCCGCGATGGGGCGCGCGCACGCGCGGCGGCTCGGGGACCTCGCGCAGCTGCTTGCCCATCACGAGCACGCTCGATCGACCTTCGAACGGCGCGCTCCCCGTCACCAGCTCGTAGAGCACGCACCCGAGCGCATACAGATCGCAGCGCCCGTCGATCGGATCGCCGGCCACCTGCTCGGGCGACATGTACTCGGGCGTTCCGAAGATGGCGAAGCCTTGGCTGCGCTTTTCATCGTGCGCGTCCACGTCGCTGAGGGCCATGGCCACGCCGAAGTCGAGCAATTTCAGCCGCGCCGCTTGCCGCTCGGTGCGGGGGCTCGCGTGCACGGGGGTGAGCCCCGTGCGCTCGGTGTTGGCCGTGGGCGTGTCGAGGAGAAACAGGTTCGCCGGCTTGAGATCGCGGTGCACCAAGTTGGCGGTGTGCGCGGCCTCGAGGGCGCGTGTCACCTCGATGGCGAGCTCCACGGCCTCGCGCCAGTCCATGCCGCGCATGCGTGAGAGACGGCGCTCCAAGGTCTCGCCCTCGAGCAGCTCCATCGCGAGGAACACGCGACCATCGAGCGCGCGCCCGAAATCGTAGAGCAAGCACAGGTTCGGGTGCGAGAGCGCGGCCACCGCGCGCGCCTCGCGGCGGGAGCGCTCGATCGCATCTTTGGACGACGCATGCTCGGCGGCCAGCACCTTGATGGCGAGCTTGCGCCCGAGCTCCACGTGCTCCGCCTCGAACACGGTGCCGCTCGACCCTTCGCCGATCTTGCGCACCAGGCGGTACGGCGTGCCGGGCAAGCTGGAGGCGTCGTCGTTCATGTGCGCGCGCACCTGCTCGGCGACCACGCCGGCGGCGGGCGTCGTCGTCTCCTTCTGCATCGAGCGCGCGCCCTTGAGCAGCTTCGCGAACTCCGCGCGCGAGCGGGCCGGCTCGCTGGGCCAGAGCACCTTCATGAGCGCTTGCACACGCGCCCGCACGCCGCGCTCACCGAGCTTCGCCGCGGGGGCCATGGAGAGGATCTTTCCGAGATCGTGGGCGGCGAAGCCCGCGGAGGCGTAGCGATCGTCGGGATCGTTGGCCGTCAGCTTGGCGATGACGTCGTCGAGCTCCGCGGGCGCGCCGATCTCCTCGGCGATCTTGGGGACGACCACTTTGTTCGCGGCGGCGTCCTCCAAGTGCTTCTGCGGGTCCTGCGTGAGAAAACGGCGCCCGGCGCAGAGCTCCCAGAGCATGATGCCGAGCGCATAAACGTCGATGCGCCCGTCGCCGACCTGCTGCCGCGCCACCTCCGGCGCCACGTACCCCGGCTTGGCGAAGACGACGCCCGCCACAGTGTGGCAGCGCCGGTTGTGACCGCGCGCGGTGCCGAAGTCGATCAGCTTCACCTCGCCGGCGTAGCCGATCATCACGTTCTGCGGGCTCAGATCGCGGTGCACGATGCCGAGCGGCGTTCCGTCGCTGCCGGCGCGCTCGTGCACGTGGGCGAGGGCGTGCGCCATTTCGATGGCCATCGCCAGCGCCTCCGGCCAGCCGATGCGCGCGCCGAGCTGGATGGCGCGCTGCCGCACATCGGCCAAGGACCGCCCCTCGACGTACTCCACCAACGTGTACGGCTCGCCCGATTCATCCGTCGACGCCTCGAGGACCTGCGCCACGCCCGGGTGATTGAGCTGCGACTGCACGCGCGCCTCGTCGAGGAAGCGCGCCAAGAACGATCCATCGTGGATGTGATCGCGCCGCACCGTCTTGACCACGCAAGGCCGCTCGGCCCCTTCGATCCCGGTGGTCGCGGCCAGGTAGACGTCGCCCATGCCGCCGCGGGCGAGCAACTTCATCAGGAGCAGGCGTCCGAAAACGCGCGGCACCGCCATCGCCCCATCCGAGGGAGCGGCCGCAGAAAATCCGCTCGAAACGGGGGCCTTCGAGGGACGCTCGACCATGGGTTGCTCGGCCATGAGCCGGACGGTACGGAGCGCCGTCGATTCGGCCAAGTTTTCGGCGCCCCGCGGCCATGGGGTCCCGCGGGTGTGGCCGGCGCCGGACTACTGCGGCGCGCAGAGCCCCGCGGGCTTCTGCGCGATGCGCGCCAGCTGCTGCTTGGCGTCGATCCCGATCTTCTGCTTGGGGTAACGGTTCACGCACGACTGGAACGCGAGCTTCGCGTCCTCGCAGTCGTGGAGCGTGAGGTACGCCTGCCCCATCGCGTACAGCGTTTTATCGAGCACGTTCGACTTCGGGTTGAGCTTCAACACGCGATTGAACTCGCCCAACGCGGTCGCCGGCCGGCCCTCTTGCAGATCGGCGTCGCCCATCAAATAGAGGACATCGTCCGTCTTGTCGTCCGTGGGGTAGCGCGACACATACTCCCGCCCGAGGGTTCGGGTGAGCCCCCAGTCTTTCTGCGCATACGCCGCCTCGGTCGCCGCATGGTGCTGCGCCTTGTCGGCCGGGATGGTCACGGGCGGGGGCTTGGTGGGCTGCACTTCCTGGGCGCGCTTGAGCTCGTCCAACCGCGCATTCACCTCGTCGCGCACGGAGCCGACCTCCTTGCGCAAATCCTCCACGGCACGCGTGCGCTCGTCGAGCTGCCCCGCCAAGGTGTTCACCCGATTGCGCTGCGCGACGATGTCCTCCCCCTTGTCGGCGTACGCCCGGGTGGCATTGTCCAAGCGCTCGCGGGTGGCATCGAGATCGGCGCGCAAGGTGGCCATCTCCTGTTTCTGCTGCTCGATGGTCTTGTTGAGCGCATCGACCCGCGCCACCTCCGCGTCGTAATCCTTCTGACGCACGAACACGCCGCAGCCTGCGGTCAGGAGAACGACCGCCGCCACCCCCGTCCAAAGAACGGGGGTGAGCAAAGGGCGACGCTTGGTGCGCTCAGCGAATTTCGATGTCGACGCGACGGTCATTCTCATATCCCGCCTCGTCGGTGCCGACGGCGTCGAGCTTTCCACGCGACGACGTGGCAATGCGATCGGTCCCGACTCCAGCGGCGGAGAGGAAGCTCTTGATCACCTCGGCGCGCTCGGCGCCAAGGCTCATGTTGAACTCGTACTCGCCGCGGTTGTCACAATGACCCGTGAGCAGCACGCGCGAGCTCTTGAGCGTACCGGTGGTGAGGCAGCCCACCAGGCGTTGGAGGGTTTGCTTGCTGGCCTCGCGCAGGGTGGACTGCTCGAAGTCGAACTTGGGCGCGGGGAACTCGCTGCACCCGGGACCACCTTGGGGCGGCTTCACGCAGTGGCCATTTTCGCAACGCGAACCCTGCGGGCAGGGCTTGTCGTCGCTGCACTCGCGGACCTCGGAGGCAACCTTATCGCCGCAGCGATTTTTTACGCACGGCGCACCGCCGGGGCATGCCGTTTTCTCGTCGCAGTAGCCGACGACGGCGACGCACTGGCCGGATTCGCACTTCTGACCGGTGGAGCACGCTTTGTCATCGCGACAGTCGACGCATTTTCCATTGAGGCAGACACCCTTGTGCCCCTCGGCGTTGCAATGGTCATCGTTTTCGCAGTTGGGCCATTTGGGACCGGCGCACCCGACGAAGACGCAGACGACCACCAGCGAAGTCCACGCGAACATACGGAACATCGCAGAACGCGGTGTGCGCATCTTCTCGTGGGTGGATTGCGAGCGGGAAAGAGTCATACCTTGGGGGGTTAGCCCCGCCCCGCCCTGCTTGTCAACCTTACATCACCCCGGACGCCGCACATGATGGCGACGGCCCGAGGCCGTCCGGCAACGATCTCGGGACTATCTCGAGTAAGCGGAGCCGAATTCCGCGACTCGTGCCCGAGCGTGCTAAGAGCACCGGCGCAGCATGGCGACCGCCCCGATTTCGCAAGTCACGACCACCACGATCGACTTCGACGCGAATCGCTACAAGACGATCTTGTGGCTCGCGATGCCCACCGTCTTCGCGATGCTCTCCCAGAGCTTCGTCAACGAGATCGACGTCTTTTTCTTCGCGCACCTGCCGCACCCCGAGAGCTCCAACGGCCAAGCGGCGCTGTTTCCATCGCTCATCATCGTGTGGCTCTTTGGAGGCTCCCTGAGCGCGCTCAGCGTGGGAACGCAGGCCCTCGCCGCCCGCCGCTTCGCCGAGGGCGATCACCGCGGCGCGGGCGCCGTGCTCACCAACGCCACGTTCTTCTGCGTGGCCATGGGCGCGATTTTTACCGTCGCCGGCTACCTGGCCATCCCGCACATCCTTGGTTTTATGCTGAAAAATCAAGGAGTTCTAACGACCGCGACCGCGTATGCGCGCTGGCGGTTGCTCGGGGTCATCTCGATGGCGACCACCATGGCCGTCAAGTCGTTCTTCGACGGCATCGGCCGAACGTACGTTCACTTGGTGGCGGCGCTCGTCATGAACGTGTTCAACGTTCTTTTCTGCTGGATGTTCATCTTTGGCAAGCTCGGAGCCCCGCGCATGGGCGCCCCGGGCGCGGGGCTCGGCGCCTTCTTGGCGACGTGGATCGGGCTGTTCATCATGCTCTGGTTCACCCGCCAAATCCGAAACGATTTCAAGCCTTTCCACCGCTCGGATCTCTCGGCCAAGCTGAATTGGGACATCCTCAAGCTGTCCATCCCGGCCGCGCTGGCGAACATCATCATGATGGGCGGCTTCGCGCTCTTCTCGAAGGTGGTGGGCAAGCTCGATGAAACCGACGCCGGCGCCGCGGGCGCCATCACCGAAGCCGTCAACGGGGCAGCCACCACCGACATCGTGGCGATCCTGAAGCTGACCTTCACGGCCTGCATCGCGTTCGGCACCGCGACCGCCACCCTCGTCGGGCAATCCCTCGGCGCCCGCCGTCCCGACGACGCGTCGGCCTTTGGCTGGGCGAGCGTTCGTCTAGGGCTGGTCCTCTTCGGCCTCATCGGCCTCTGCGAGGGCGCCCTCTTCACGCCGCAGCTGCTCCACTTCCTCAGCCACTCCCCCGCCGTGCGCGAGGCGGCCATGCTCCCCATGCGGATGATGGGCATCATGACCCCGATCATCGCGGTGGCGATGATCCTGAGCGAAGCCCTCTTCGGCGCGGGCAACCCCAAATTCGTGGCCGTCGCTCAGTTCCTGCTCGTCTTCTTCTGCCTCCTACCCGTCTCCTACGTGCTCGGCATCGTTCTGCACCTGGGCCTCCTCGGCATCTGGATGGCCGCCTGCATCTACGCGGGCCTCGCAGCCGTCGTGATGACGCTCAAGTTCCGCGCGGGGGCGTGGAAGAAGATTCGGCTGTAGCTTCGCGAGCGCGCTCGTACGCAGACTACATCGACGCGCCGAACCACTTGCCCAGCGCGGCGCGATCCAGCTCGAGTATGGCGTCCTCGATGTAGGACCACCCAAACTGGTCCAAGCGTTCTCGTAAGGTGGCGAGTTCTTCCTCGGCCAGAGCGCGGCCAAGCTTCTTCGCAAACAACCGAGCTAACTCATCCAATCGGATCGCGTGCTCGTCCCCACTCGCGTCGATTCGTGCGCTCTCCACGTCACGCTTGCGCATCTCGTTGAACAGCTTCATCACATCCATCGCGACCTCACGTTCAATGGAAGTCTGGTCCTCGGGATCCATGGGCGTCAACCGGAATACGGTCAGGGCGGGCAGCGCCACCTCCCGTTCCCAAGCGTCCACAGGCAAAACGCGCAAGTCCGCGATGGCGTGCCGCAGGACATCGCCTGCGCCCATCAGACGGACCAACAGCGTCTCGCGCGTTCGAGGTAGCTCGCGAACCACGATCAACTGCAATCCCAGCGCCGGGGCCGCCGTGTAGCAGCCCGTTGGCCACCCCACCAACGCTCGAAGCTCGTACCCAGACAGTACGGCCTCCGGGCGACCCGTCGACACGACCCACAAGAGCGGAAACGACGGTTGCACCGTCTGCTCGCGCCGCGATTCCCGGCGTTGCCGCGCATGCAGTGCCAGTTGCTTCTGAAGGCAGTCGCGAATCGCCGCCACGCCCGGCGTGTCGTGGTAGGGCTCGAAAAGACACGGCACATCGGCCATCGCACCGAGCAGCCCCGCCTGGGCGCGAAGCGCCGAGCGCGAAGGATCCGGCTCGATCCACGCATCGATGGCCTGCACCTCCGCCGCGACCTCCACCTCCGTCTGCACGGCACACGACGGCGACAGCGCCGTCTGCACCAGCTCCTTCGCAAATTGATCGTAAAGATTGCGCATCACCCCACCCATGGGCCGGCGCCACGCGGCCCTCTCGTCTCCAGCTACCCGTCAGCCCCCGTCCGTTCCTCCCTGCATCTGCCGCAACAACTCTTCCTCGTTGATCTCCCCGCTCCCCGCCCCCTCCGCCGACGACGGAGGCGCCGCAGGTGCAGCCCCACTGCCACCATCACCGCCACCGCCCATCATCTGCCGAAGCAGCTCCGCATCCTCCGCATCTTCTCCGGCTTCGGCCGTAGGAGCCGGCGCCTGCGCCTCGGGCGTCGTTGCAACGGGCGCAGCGACCTGCCCGCCGGGCCACTTCCGGCGCTCTTCCTCGGTGCAAGGCAGCGGGTTCGTGCGGTCCTCTTGCACGCACTCCAAGAGCCACGCTTCGCGCGGCGGCGAGTTCACGCGGGCGGCGGTTTCGCGGGCGGCGCGGATGTCGCCGCGGATGGTGACGTCGCTGAGGACGGGGATGTAGCTCACCATCACGAGCGCCAGCGCCAGGATGCCGGCGAACGGCAGCACGATTTTGTACAGATCGACCACCGGTCGATTGAATCGAAAGCTCGAGATGAATAGATTGAGCCCGAGCGGCGGGCAGCAATAGGCGATCTCCAGATTGAGGAGAAAGATCATCGCCATGTGGAACGGCCCCAAGGTGAAGCGCGCCGCGAAGGGCAAAATCAGCGGAACGGCCACCAGGATGGCGCTGAAGCCGTCCATCAGCATGCCCAGCACCAACAAGAACACGTTCAGCACGATCAGGAACTGCCACGTCTGCGTCAGCCCCAAATGCACCATGAACTCGAGCACCTGATTCGGAATGTGCTCTTGAATCACGTAATTGATCAGCGCATTGGCCATCGCCAAAATCAAAATCACCGCCCCGGCCAGCGCCATCGATGATTTCGCGATCCGCGGAAGGTCCTTCTTCAGCGAAAGGTCCTTGTAGATGTAAACTTCGATCCCGAGCGTGTACAGCGCGGCTAGCCCCGCGCTCTCGTCGAGCGACGTGAGGCCGGTCGCCAGACCACCCAGGATGATCACCGGGATGAGGAGCTCCCATTTGAGCAGCCAAAGCGCCGCGAGCATCTCGCGCCCGTCCAGCTTCGAGAGCTTCACCTTTTCGCGAAGACCC contains these protein-coding regions:
- a CDS encoding OmpA family protein translates to MFRMFAWTSLVVVCVFVGCAGPKWPNCENDDHCNAEGHKGVCLNGKCVDCRDDKACSTGQKCESGQCVAVVGYCDEKTACPGGAPCVKNRCGDKVASEVRECSDDKPCPQGSRCENGHCVKPPQGGPGCSEFPAPKFDFEQSTLREASKQTLQRLVGCLTTGTLKSSRVLLTGHCDNRGEYEFNMSLGAERAEVIKSFLSAAGVGTDRIATSSRGKLDAVGTDEAGYENDRRVDIEIR
- a CDS encoding TRAP transporter large permease — encoded protein: MGGASEIAWLLHRDAAYHHLRYIAPTVLDERFAGSPILVTIPLFTFVGYVMAESKTPDRIVRASSAFFGWMPGGLAIVCIVASAFFTTLTGGSGVTIVAIGGLLYPALRKQGYSDAFALGLVTTGGSLGLLLPPSLPILVYSLVAGIDFNKTFKAGLLPGVLVMIMLGVYAAYVGLREKVKLSKLDGREMLAALWLLKWELLIPVIILGGLATGLTSLDESAGLAALYTLGIEVYIYKDLSLKKDLPRIAKSSMALAGAVILILAMANALINYVIQEHIPNQVLEFMVHLGLTQTWQFLIVLNVFLLVLGMLMDGFSAILVAVPLILPFAARFTLGPFHMAMIFLLNLEIAYCCPPLGLNLFISSFRFNRPVVDLYKIVLPFAGILALALVMVSYIPVLSDVTIRGDIRAARETAARVNSPPREAWLLECVQEDRTNPLPCTEEERRKWPGGQVAAPVATTPEAQAPAPTAEAGEDAEDAELLRQMMGGGGDGGSGAAPAAPPSSAEGAGSGEINEEELLRQMQGGTDGG
- a CDS encoding MATE family efflux transporter; protein product: MATAPISQVTTTTIDFDANRYKTILWLAMPTVFAMLSQSFVNEIDVFFFAHLPHPESSNGQAALFPSLIIVWLFGGSLSALSVGTQALAARRFAEGDHRGAGAVLTNATFFCVAMGAIFTVAGYLAIPHILGFMLKNQGVLTTATAYARWRLLGVISMATTMAVKSFFDGIGRTYVHLVAALVMNVFNVLFCWMFIFGKLGAPRMGAPGAGLGAFLATWIGLFIMLWFTRQIRNDFKPFHRSDLSAKLNWDILKLSIPAALANIIMMGGFALFSKVVGKLDETDAGAAGAITEAVNGAATTDIVAILKLTFTACIAFGTATATLVGQSLGARRPDDASAFGWASVRLGLVLFGLIGLCEGALFTPQLLHFLSHSPAVREAAMLPMRMMGIMTPIIAVAMILSEALFGAGNPKFVAVAQFLLVFFCLLPVSYVLGIVLHLGLLGIWMAACIYAGLAAVVMTLKFRAGAWKKIRL
- a CDS encoding protein kinase, with the protein product MAEQPMVERPSKAPVSSGFSAAAPSDGAMAVPRVFGRLLLMKLLARGGMGDVYLAATTGIEGAERPCVVKTVRRDHIHDGSFLARFLDEARVQSQLNHPGVAQVLEASTDESGEPYTLVEYVEGRSLADVRQRAIQLGARIGWPEALAMAIEMAHALAHVHERAGSDGTPLGIVHRDLSPQNVMIGYAGEVKLIDFGTARGHNRRCHTVAGVVFAKPGYVAPEVARQQVGDGRIDVYALGIMLWELCAGRRFLTQDPQKHLEDAAANKVVVPKIAEEIGAPAELDDVIAKLTANDPDDRYASAGFAAHDLGKILSMAPAAKLGERGVRARVQALMKVLWPSEPARSRAEFAKLLKGARSMQKETTTPAAGVVAEQVRAHMNDDASSLPGTPYRLVRKIGEGSSGTVFEAEHVELGRKLAIKVLAAEHASSKDAIERSRREARAVAALSHPNLCLLYDFGRALDGRVFLAMELLEGETLERRLSRMRGMDWREAVELAIEVTRALEAAHTANLVHRDLKPANLFLLDTPTANTERTGLTPVHASPRTERQAARLKLLDFGVAMALSDVDAHDEKRSQGFAIFGTPEYMSPEQVAGDPIDGRCDLYALGCVLYELVTGSAPFEGRSSVLVMGKQLREVPEPPRVRAPHRGIPEALENVIMTALAKSADNRFANAAAMREALEASLVVPAPRRNVRRIASRALAAVAFAAVAIVGGRALTESRLVPSPYAEVAPISLGASGASGASVTPGAALPANAKVPAALAASDPRASTAPVPVPPAAAVVAAKDDVPETDSRRTLDRTPDRRLLEARAYAKTHMGDASALKAWATAAMRAGDLRDARRAAEAWALRDGTAEPRIFLATVLDGTGHRADALAVLEEVLENHPDSVEARRLHARFGVPLGPDGNSSRTSIARR
- the carB gene encoding carbamoyl-phosphate synthase large subunit; the protein is MPRRTDIKKILLLGAGPIVIGQACEFDYSGTQGAKALVEEGYEVVLVNSNPATIMTDPELASRTYIEPLELRTVAAILAREKPDAILPTLGGQTALNLALQLHEEGILRELGVEMLGAKPASIAKAEDRSLFKEAMEKIGLSCPRAEVAKSVEQARDIVTRTGFPAILRPSFTLGGTGGGIAYDPSELDEKVAWALAQSPTAEVLIEESVLGWKEYELEVIRDVADNFIVVCSIENIDPMGVHTGDSITVAPAMTLTDREYQRLRDAARAVMTEIGVETGGSNVQFAVSPYDGRVLVIEMNPRVSRSSALASKATGYPIAKVAAKLAVGYRLDELTNDITRTSAAFEPVIDYVVVKWPRFAFEKFPGADTTLGTQMKSVGEVMSIGRTFPEALQKAGRSLETGKDGLSSLIGKVDYRALAEPKKTRDLIMDAPEIDVRPSALPPSNSSEQLEALRRLVGVPSPERLFYVGDAMRLGMSNEELFTITKIDPWFLAQMRRIIDTEREIARLGKAALEPESLRHFKRLGFSDRQIASQIGGDEQAVRAARGREKVTPVFSRVDTCSAEFVAHTPYLYSTYDTESESGADSAKKRKVVILGGGPNRIGQGIEFDYCCVHAVQAVRSLGYEAVMVNCNPETVSTDYDTSDRLYFEPLTLEDVLAICDEEKPEGVIVQFGGQTPLKLAVPLERAGIRLLGTSADAIDRAEDRARFDELLTKLALKRPRSGIAEGAEDALRIADQIGYPVLVRPSYVLGGRAMLIAYTHGELENYVHRAVEAARDAGTRTLLIDEFLKDAIEVDVDCVADGKRAVIGGVMQHIEEAGVHSGDSSSVLPPHSLSPEIVLSIEEQTRMLALELGVVGLMNVQFAVKGGEVYVLEVNPRASRTVPFVSKATGRPLARIAASVMVGKTLDELGVEDAIVPRHVSVKESVFPFTKFPGVDTILGPEMRSTGEVMGIADTFARAFCKSMLAVGQAVLLKDEPRGQQRAFISVRDEDKPVACIIARRLRAMGFEISATRGTAAALSRARIPAQVVNKVVEGTPHVVDAIRSGNVAIVINTTMGAQEVRDSFSLRRQTLLMNIPYFTTIAAALAACDAIEASHGVRQSVKSLQEWTS
- a CDS encoding tetratricopeptide repeat protein, giving the protein MRMTVASTSKFAERTKRRPLLTPVLWTGVAAVVLLTAGCGVFVRQKDYDAEVARVDALNKTIEQQKQEMATLRADLDATRERLDNATRAYADKGEDIVAQRNRVNTLAGQLDERTRAVEDLRKEVGSVRDEVNARLDELKRAQEVQPTKPPPVTIPADKAQHHAATEAAYAQKDWGLTRTLGREYVSRYPTDDKTDDVLYLMGDADLQEGRPATALGEFNRVLKLNPKSNVLDKTLYAMGQAYLTLHDCEDAKLAFQSCVNRYPKQKIGIDAKQQLARIAQKPAGLCAPQ